TTTTCACACTAAATAAAAGTAACAAAAAGAATTTAATGAATATAGTGTTATAGTTTCTACGAGAAACTGGGATTCTTACAAAGAATCTTCGTAGACTTATATCACATACATCCTTGGTTCCTAAACTCACGTCTCAACACTCTCCACCTTTCCAGGGTTCAACGTTTACAAGCACTTAATCAAGAAGATTAAGTCAAAATTCCACCAATTCGGGTTCTACATACGTATATTTACATATACATTACCCCGTATCTAAGTTAGTCTGAGTTTACAGCCGATTGATCCAACTCGAGATGGGCTCTCGAAAGAATCAAATCTAATAAACTCGTCTTCCTTCCTTCTCGCATTCATTTCAGATATCCACAGTTCGTCAAATCAATAAATCGCATATACCACTAGAATTATGTAATCGCCTTCCCAGCTATCAACATAACTCTTCTAGCTATATGTACTGCTTCTACGGTACTTCGATAAACTTCCGTTTATCTTCCAAACAAATCTCTATAAAGAACAAAATCAGTGTATTATCCATTATACACTTTCTCAACTGAACCCAAACAATACATCATGTACACTATTCCATCCTTATGGTAGCTTGAGCCTATAAGCGACTGATCCAACTCAAGATGGGCTCTTGAAAGGACCAAGTCAATGTGGCTCTTGAAAGGACCAAGTCAATGTGGCTCAGCTTTTCTTTTCTCTACTAAACCTAATAGTACCTCTGCAAGATAACTCCTTGGCTCGCGTATAAGCAAGAATGTCATCAGCGAATATTATCACGAACTTATCCGACTAGGGTTTccataccctgttcatgagattCATGATTATAAATGGCACATTAATTTAGTCAAAAAGGCATGACTAAtaactcgtaatggccatatcaCGTTTGAAAAGCAGTCCTCAGCATATCTTCGTCagcaaccttcaactgatgatatcctggtCGTAGATTGATCTTCGTGTAGTAGCTGGATCCTTAtagttgatcgaacaaatcgtcaatcctcggtaaagggtaccgattcttgatagtcaacttgttcagctcTCTGAAATCATCACatatcctgaaagatccatccttctttctcTCAACAAAACAGATGCATCTCAAAGCGAAAAGCTTGAtcgaatgaaacccttgtccAATTTTCAAACGGTGCTTAATCTATAAGGAGATTGTGCAATTGGGCGTAGCACCGGGTGCCAGATCGATTCGAAATTCGATCTGTCTCGCAGGGGGCAATCCAGGTAAGTCCTTTTATGAAGACTTCCGGATAGTTGTGATCGATAGAAATCTCTCTGATATTCCGATATTCAGCTTCCGTATCCACCACATTCACTAAGAACGCAGGATAGCCCTTTGGCAACAACTCAAGCATCCTCACAACACTGACGACTCTCAACCATCAACACTCGAAACTCGACACTTGACTCGGTCGGTCTTCGTGAACAACTACCACCTTTCTACCATCATCAGGACGAGATATCCTAGTTAGCTTCTTTAAGCGATAGTCCCCACTTTGTCCTTGGATAATCAGTCCATCCTCACATCTTCATCAAGGCTCCCCAGCTCCGCTGGAATTAAATTGACACTATAACTACGATCACCTAACTAAATACTACAACTGCGAACGACCTTACTAGTTTCCATCAACTTACCAATTGCTAGTTCGATCGGGCACTTTATACTCAACTTACTTGTTGGTGAACACGAAAATGGTTCAGAGTTTTTCGAACAAAACTCAAGTCAGCTTTGGTATTAAAAGTATGAACATAGGTTGGTTTTTGATTCGAAACATACCGGTAACAATAGCAAGTTCGTCTCGTGCCTTCCCAGCATTTAGCTCGAACGCTCTACCTCTGGCCTCCTGACCCTTCATTTCCGGACAATCTCTCCTGAAATGTCCTTGCTCACCACACATGTAACATCCCTCGTGTGTAACTCCATCCAACGTACTCTTAGCATAGTACTCGCGAGTCATATGTCCAGTCTGACCACATCTGGCGCACTTTATCCACTCATCCTCATGTGTCTTCCTCTCAAGACCACTCCTGCCATCCCTGGCATTATCCTTTCCCGACTCTCTAGGGTTAGCTACACACGCTTTCTCATCGGTATCTTTCGTCGAACTCTCAGACGTTCGCTTTCGCGAATCCCCAGATCTAGGCTCAGAATGCGGAATTATTTGAATGGTCGATCCGCTGTGACGGCCCGACATCACGCATACCGTTGCCACGTCATTGCATAGGGTACCAGTAAATGATCTTGGGTTACAACCCCGGATTGTTTTGTGTGTACATCTAGGTACTATTCATAAGTTTATGAAAAAATCAGATTTACGCTCTGATTATATCATAACACAAGAACTACTAAAACTTTCCGATCATTATATCACCTGAAGGGTTTCCGATCTGTGTCCCACCAAAACCATGCCCAAGAGCATCACTCCACGTTCCTGGCCATTATTTTGGTTAGCATCGCGCTATTCCGTGGCAATATTAACGTGTTGGGCTATGAGTTATGCCAGCTCTTCCGGGGTAACAGGTAGTCCAGAACCCTGTCTCGCTTTTGGCGGCATTTCGTCGTTTCTATTGTTACAACATAATATCAACATAAGACGATATCCAAAATAATTCAATCATTAAGTGCCAGTGGACTAACATTGCGCATGTATAATATCCACTTATTAATGAGAACAATTCTTAAACCAAAAGGAACCCATTCGATAATTATGCCAGAAATTTACAAAGCTTGTTTTTAGTACGAAGACTAATCAAAATTTGGCATGTCTACATCAACAAGCCTATATGAAATTTCCTCCTAAATATCTGAAAATTTGGCATGCAAGCCATAAATAGGGTTCATCAAAGGAGACATACAAAATAAACAACAACTAACGCTTCAATCTCTGGAAGTCCAACATCTTCCTATCAAGCTCTTCTAGCTCCTCATAACAGTCCATCTGTCCCTCTGAGTCCTTCATCGTCTCCATGCCTCCGCGTAACGTGGCGAACTGACAATCACAGTAAGAGCGATTGACCCAAACCCCTTTCTGCCTCTCCAAAGTGGATGCTATCTCAGCTCTCGAAGTCGATGCGATTTCTCTAACGGGTCGAGTCCTCTTCCTACGGCGAATGTAGACTTAAAAGAGGTGTAGCAAAACACATGACTCGAATAGTAGAACAAACGATTCTATAATGACGGGCCAAAGAATCTCAAGTGTAGGCTCGACAGTATCAATGAGCAGGTCTACTAATGGCTCTATAGGCTGAGACGTGACATATCATAACCGTACAAAGTAAGTGTGTGATCAACGTGAATAGTAACACATAAGGCCTAAATAAACAGAAAATCACGtatgcacataaacacataagggtTTTTATATATGATAAAATTTCCACATTTAAAAATCTTGGCTTCGAAAATTTTGGACTTTATATTTCGAAATTCTCCGGTTGAAGTCTAGTGTTTTCCCCCGAAAACATCTAGTTCGCTaacaaccattggctctgataccaacttttgtcacaccccaaaaacgtcgcagcggaatataaaacaTCGTGGTGACGGAAGCTGGTGCCCATTTGTATCTTGCTGAACGATGCATCGTAATGTTGGACATttcaacttaattaaaacatagattttaaaacatgaagTCTTAAAGTCCGTCACAATCACACCATAGTTAAATGGTTTTGATCcttatggatcttattacattggTCCCAGAAAGTTTAAAAGTCAGTCCAACAATTTAAGTGATTAAACATGCATCAAcaaacacaagatacgccataattcccgaagccgaactcaagtacctgtagaacacgttaaaatcaagtgtcaacacaaaggaaggtgagtttaCATATTCACTTACAAACAATTTTATTCCAAGGAAAACTTTCTGTTTAggtatttatttaaaaacatccatataattttgAAAGTCCGTTTTACttttaataaaatccatgggccttCCGCCGGTTCATCAATCCGACAACTGTAATATATTGCccaagttttgtatattaaattattgcgtcaattttcagactcgtatgttagctagacgatacgaactatatattaaccatgcagggataatcaaagctagacaatAAATAGAATTTAaattcgtcgtttgacttgacacggggcgaccggtcacgacggggttgtcaacccgatagatctaccaacaattcatcgcgtgcaatacttaaatgattaaacgacatcatgggcgcagggtcCTCTTGAAGGacaatatgatgtctgcctcacctacaatatatatatatcctactaatatgacaatttaatacacgACGTTGTACGAATTCCCCTGACACTCCATTATTTGAGACCCAGTCAAGAATTCGCCCCCAACTGTACGGTCATGTTTCACTTAGGAAATACCGTACTTTCAATATTCATTCATCAAAAACGTTTTACTTTGAAACGTATGACTTATCAAATCTCATATATTTTcaacgaaaatatatattttatattaaaaggtatgttttatttcgaaaacattattaaacccttttattgACGTGTTCTACcctcaaaatatatatatatacaaagcagtaaaaagaggggtttagtgacactcacctttgggtgcgtattttaaatagcgcaatcccagAGATTGATTTCTACACGTCCTATTATATATATAGGAACGATTTTAAATCAATATTCATAACACAAAATCCTAAGTTTCCTCTGTtttcttagaattttcacataacttgagattttctcgaaaagttgttatttttgattatgttggcacgttaatatatatatatatatatatatatatatatatatatatatattcaggattttgcgacttgaacgattttattggtgaccgttATTGTGTAAATCCGTTAACTCTCCCGTTTATAtgcaatatatctacgatttgcgcgtcgtaatatatatatataaacgttcACATAATTTATCATTGAAACACGCGACATCTtgttaacttatctattttgt
The Helianthus annuus cultivar XRQ/B chromosome 6, HanXRQr2.0-SUNRISE, whole genome shotgun sequence genome window above contains:
- the LOC110944763 gene encoding cellular nucleic acid-binding protein-like; translated protein: MSGRHSGSTIQIIPHSEPRSGDSRKRTSESSTKDTDEKACVANPRESGKDNARDGRSGLERKTHEDEWIKCARCGQTGHMTREYYAKSTLDGVTHEGCYMCGEQGHFRRDCPEMKGQEARGRAFELNAGKARDELAIVTEICLEDKRKFIEVP